One window of Pseudomonas sp. MPC6 genomic DNA carries:
- a CDS encoding helix-turn-helix domain-containing protein, which translates to MSEEIRNLHQPAPRGTWVQTERAGHEAWAQLIAHAPRAAQLLHILVANMDKSGALIASQATLAKLMETSTATTKRALSVLIDQAWIQTIRLGSDRGGALAYVVNSRIAWADSRENIRFARFNARVLVSSEDQSDLGTGKLLKAPVMAPGDMQLPAGDGMTPPVQETLEGMLPDLPSITDNEKA; encoded by the coding sequence ATGTCTGAGGAAATCCGCAACCTACACCAGCCGGCTCCACGCGGGACGTGGGTGCAGACAGAGCGTGCTGGGCACGAAGCCTGGGCACAGCTCATAGCGCACGCTCCGCGTGCTGCTCAGCTGCTACACATCCTAGTTGCAAACATGGACAAGAGCGGTGCTCTGATCGCCAGCCAGGCCACATTGGCCAAGCTGATGGAAACCTCGACCGCGACCACCAAGCGGGCTTTGTCGGTGCTGATCGATCAGGCGTGGATTCAAACCATCAGGCTCGGCAGTGATCGAGGCGGCGCACTGGCGTACGTGGTCAACAGCCGAATCGCTTGGGCTGATAGCCGAGAAAACATCAGGTTTGCGCGTTTCAATGCGCGAGTGCTGGTGTCGTCGGAAGATCAAAGCGATCTTGGTACCGGCAAACTGCTAAAAGCGCCGGTCATGGCACCAGGTGATATGCAGTTGCCTGCCGGTGATGGCATGACCCCACCAGTTCAAGAAACACTGGAGGGCATGCTGCCTGATTTGCCGTCGATCACAGACAATGAGAAGGCCTAA
- a CDS encoding type I restriction endonuclease subunit R has translation MSEQKIEQGFIDKLVELKYTYRPDITDRASLERNFREKFEALNRVHLTDGEFARLLDEIVTPDVFAAARTLRERNALTREDGTPLNYTLVNIKDWCKNTFEVVNQLRINTDNSHHRFDVLILINGVPCVQVELKTLGINPRRAMEQIVEYKNDPGNGYTKTLLCFLQLFIVSNRDNTFYFANNSARHFSFNADERFLPIYQFADEANKKITYLDSFAETFLVKCTLGQTLSRYMVLIASEQKLVIMRPYQVYAVKAIVECIHQNCGNGYIWHTTGSGKTLTSFKASTLLKDNPEIEKCLFVVDRKDLDRQTREEFNKFQEGCVEENTNTAALVRRLLSEDYADKVIVTTIQKLGLALDENSKRNKQRKRNDQLTYKEQLAPLRDKRIVFIFDECHRSQFGENHKAIKEFFPKAQLFGFTGTPIFEENALRIKVEDQQASYQTTDELFQKQLHAYTITHAIEDANVLRFHIDYFKPEGKKTPKPGEGLAKRAVIEAILAKHDMATAQRRFNAIFATTSINDAIEYHGLFAELQHAKQQANPDYQPLNIACVFSPPAEGNADVKQIQEDLPQEKQDNEEDPESKKAALKAILADYNIRYGSNHSISEFDLYYQDVQKRIKDQQWPNTDHPHTQKIDITIVVDMLLTGFDSKYLNTLYVDKKLKYHGLIQAFSRTNRVLNSTKPYGNILDFRQQQDAVDIAISRFSGEQSGKKAREIWLVDKAPVVIEKLQAAVQKLDVFMQSQGVACAPEAVHNLKGDDARAAFISHFKEVQRLKIQLDQYTDLTEDNAAAIEHILPKENLLGFRGAYLETAQRLKAQQDKNSKDTDGKVDAVDQLDFEFVLFASAVIDYDYIVGLMSRFSQQEPSKQKMSRDQLIGLIQADAKFMNEREDIAAYITTLKAGEGLSETAIRNGYTCFKQRKDAAELADIASKHHLCPAALQDFVSGILQRMIFDGEQLSDLMAPLDLGWKARTQAELALMEDLHPLLNKRAQGRDISGLSAYE, from the coding sequence ATGAGTGAGCAAAAAATCGAACAAGGCTTTATCGACAAGCTAGTTGAGCTCAAATACACCTACCGCCCAGATATCACAGACCGCGCCTCACTGGAGCGTAACTTTCGCGAAAAATTCGAGGCACTCAACCGCGTTCACCTCACTGACGGTGAATTCGCACGCCTGCTCGACGAGATCGTCACCCCTGATGTGTTTGCGGCGGCGCGCACCCTGCGCGAGCGTAATGCACTCACCCGCGAAGACGGCACCCCGCTGAACTACACACTGGTCAACATCAAAGACTGGTGCAAAAACACCTTTGAGGTGGTTAACCAGCTACGCATCAACACCGACAACAGCCACCACCGCTTCGATGTTCTCATCCTTATCAATGGTGTTCCGTGCGTTCAAGTGGAACTCAAAACGCTGGGTATCAACCCACGGCGCGCCATGGAGCAGATCGTCGAATACAAAAACGACCCCGGCAACGGCTACACCAAAACGCTGCTCTGCTTCCTGCAATTGTTCATCGTCAGTAACCGCGATAACACCTTTTACTTCGCCAACAATAGTGCCCGTCATTTCTCGTTCAACGCTGATGAGCGCTTCTTGCCCATCTATCAATTTGCTGACGAGGCAAATAAAAAGATTACCTACCTCGACAGCTTCGCCGAGACCTTCCTCGTCAAATGCACGCTTGGCCAAACACTTAGCCGCTATATGGTGCTCATCGCCAGCGAGCAAAAGCTCGTGATAATGCGCCCGTACCAGGTCTATGCAGTCAAAGCCATCGTCGAGTGCATTCATCAAAACTGCGGCAACGGCTATATCTGGCACACCACTGGCAGCGGCAAAACGCTCACGTCCTTCAAAGCCTCCACCTTGCTCAAGGACAACCCAGAGATCGAGAAATGCCTCTTTGTAGTGGACCGCAAAGACCTCGACCGGCAGACCCGTGAGGAATTCAACAAGTTCCAGGAAGGCTGCGTCGAAGAAAACACGAACACCGCTGCGCTGGTGCGTCGGCTGCTGTCGGAGGACTACGCTGACAAAGTTATCGTCACCACCATCCAGAAGCTCGGCCTCGCCTTGGATGAAAATAGCAAACGTAACAAGCAGCGCAAGCGGAACGACCAGCTCACCTACAAAGAGCAGTTAGCCCCACTGCGCGACAAACGTATTGTGTTCATCTTCGATGAATGTCATCGCTCCCAGTTTGGCGAGAACCACAAAGCAATCAAAGAGTTCTTCCCCAAAGCCCAACTCTTTGGTTTTACCGGTACGCCCATCTTTGAAGAAAACGCCTTACGCATAAAAGTGGAAGACCAGCAGGCCTCTTACCAAACCACAGATGAGCTATTTCAGAAGCAGTTGCATGCTTACACCATTACTCACGCTATTGAGGACGCAAACGTCCTGCGCTTCCATATCGACTACTTCAAACCAGAGGGCAAAAAAACACCCAAGCCTGGGGAAGGCTTGGCCAAGCGAGCGGTGATCGAAGCCATCCTCGCCAAGCACGACATGGCCACCGCCCAGCGCCGTTTCAATGCCATTTTTGCTACGACCAGCATCAACGACGCCATCGAATATCACGGCCTGTTTGCCGAACTGCAACACGCCAAACAACAGGCCAACCCTGACTACCAGCCGCTGAATATCGCCTGTGTATTCTCCCCTCCTGCCGAAGGCAATGCGGACGTAAAGCAGATTCAAGAAGACCTACCGCAAGAAAAACAGGACAATGAAGAAGACCCAGAAAGCAAAAAAGCGGCGCTCAAAGCCATCCTGGCGGACTACAACATCCGCTACGGCAGCAACCACAGTATTAGCGAGTTCGACCTCTACTACCAGGACGTGCAAAAGCGCATCAAAGACCAACAGTGGCCCAATACCGACCACCCGCATACGCAGAAAATCGACATCACCATCGTGGTCGACATGCTGCTCACTGGCTTCGACTCAAAATACCTGAACACCCTCTACGTAGATAAAAAACTCAAGTACCACGGTTTGATCCAGGCGTTCTCGCGTACCAACCGCGTACTTAACAGCACCAAGCCCTACGGCAATATTCTTGACTTCCGTCAGCAGCAAGACGCTGTAGATATCGCGATTTCTCGGTTCTCTGGCGAACAATCTGGCAAAAAGGCCCGCGAAATCTGGCTGGTTGACAAAGCCCCCGTGGTTATTGAAAAACTACAGGCTGCCGTGCAAAAGCTGGATGTCTTTATGCAATCGCAAGGTGTGGCCTGCGCACCGGAGGCCGTGCATAATCTGAAAGGCGACGATGCCCGCGCTGCTTTTATCAGCCACTTCAAGGAAGTGCAGCGCCTCAAAATCCAGCTTGACCAATACACCGACCTCACTGAAGACAACGCCGCTGCAATTGAGCACATCCTGCCCAAGGAAAATCTGCTGGGTTTTCGCGGTGCTTATTTGGAAACAGCCCAGCGCCTCAAGGCTCAGCAAGATAAGAACAGCAAAGACACAGATGGCAAAGTCGATGCAGTGGACCAGCTCGATTTCGAGTTTGTGCTCTTCGCCTCCGCCGTTATTGACTACGACTACATCGTGGGGCTGATGTCACGCTTTTCCCAGCAGGAACCCAGCAAGCAGAAGATGAGTCGCGATCAGCTCATTGGCTTGATCCAGGCCGACGCCAAGTTTATGAACGAGCGCGAAGACATTGCCGCTTACATCACTACTCTCAAAGCCGGCGAAGGCCTGAGCGAAACCGCTATCCGCAATGGCTACACCTGCTTCAAACAACGCAAAGACGCCGCCGAACTTGCCGACATTGCGAGCAAACACCACCTGTGCCCTGCTGCCTTGCAAGATTTTGTGAGCGGCATCCTGCAGCGCATGATCTTCGACGGCGAACAGCTCAGCGACCTTATGGCACCGCTAGATCTCGGCTGGAAGGCCCGCACCCAGGCCGAACTTGCCCTTATGGAAGACTTGCATCCCCTCCTAAACAAACGCGCCCAAGGCCGCGACATCTCAGGACTCAGCGCGTATGAGTAG
- a CDS encoding restriction endonuclease subunit S, whose protein sequence is MSSKLKTTGVLEDSKPAMMPKLRFPEFRETAGWKPVTLRKASVPVTERVGQRKLTPVSISAGIGFVPQAEKFGRDISGNQYKLYTLVRDGDFVFNKGNSLKFPQGCIYLLQGWGQVAAPNVFICFRLKDDYSNGFFQNCFEQNQHGSQLKKHITSGARSNGLLNISKETFFGVEIPIPLLPEQQKIADCLSSLDELIAAQTRKVDALKSHKKGLMQQIFPREGETQPRLRFPEFKNAGEWNTHPFEDFVAKSFYGTSSSTSPTGQYPVLRMGNMSDGRLDFTNLVYIDLDPDSFESFRLEDGDILLNRTNSPALVGKISLFRLKSECITASYIVTYRLNKKRIDPSFCNFMLNTPLYQARIKKLAKPSISQANINPTTFKKELIVSVPAVLEQQRIADCLTALDDLIAAQTQKLEAFKTHKKALMQQLFPAPAEEEA, encoded by the coding sequence ATGAGTAGTAAGTTAAAAACAACCGGCGTGCTGGAAGACAGCAAGCCCGCGATGATGCCGAAACTGCGGTTTCCGGAGTTTCGGGAGACGGCAGGGTGGAAGCCAGTAACACTGCGAAAAGCATCCGTGCCAGTGACTGAACGAGTCGGCCAAAGGAAACTTACGCCGGTGAGCATTTCTGCTGGAATTGGATTTGTGCCACAGGCCGAGAAGTTCGGTCGCGACATTTCAGGCAACCAGTATAAGCTCTATACCTTGGTCCGGGATGGCGACTTTGTTTTTAACAAAGGTAACTCACTCAAGTTCCCGCAAGGCTGCATATACCTTCTGCAGGGATGGGGGCAGGTCGCCGCGCCAAATGTCTTCATCTGTTTCCGGCTAAAAGACGACTACTCGAACGGCTTCTTTCAGAACTGCTTTGAGCAAAACCAGCATGGAAGTCAGCTCAAGAAACACATCACTAGCGGGGCTCGGAGCAATGGCTTACTGAACATCAGCAAAGAGACCTTTTTTGGCGTCGAAATTCCGATCCCGCTCCTCCCCGAACAACAAAAAATCGCCGACTGCCTGAGTTCCTTGGACGAGCTGATCGCCGCGCAAACCAGGAAAGTTGATGCGCTCAAGTCTCATAAAAAAGGGCTGATGCAGCAGATTTTCCCCCGCGAGGGCGAAACCCAACCCCGCCTCCGTTTCCCAGAATTCAAAAACGCCGGGGAGTGGAATACACATCCATTTGAGGATTTTGTAGCCAAGTCTTTCTACGGAACATCGAGTTCAACCTCACCGACAGGCCAGTATCCGGTCCTGCGCATGGGAAACATGTCTGACGGCAGGCTAGACTTCACAAACTTAGTCTATATCGATTTGGATCCCGACTCGTTCGAATCCTTCCGGCTGGAGGACGGAGATATTCTGCTCAATAGAACCAACAGCCCCGCCTTAGTCGGAAAGATTTCGCTCTTCCGGCTAAAATCGGAGTGCATAACAGCCTCCTATATCGTCACGTATCGTCTGAACAAAAAGCGAATCGATCCTTCGTTCTGCAACTTCATGCTGAACACTCCGCTGTACCAGGCACGAATCAAGAAACTCGCCAAGCCGAGCATCAGTCAGGCGAACATCAATCCGACCACTTTTAAGAAAGAGCTAATAGTTTCTGTTCCTGCAGTCCTCGAACAACAACGCATCGCCGACTGCCTCACCGCCCTCGACGACCTGATTGCTGCTCAAACCCAAAAGCTCGAAGCCTTCAAGACCCACAAGAAAGCGCTAATGCAGCAGCTTTTCCCAGCCCCAGCGGAGGAGGAGGCATGA
- a CDS encoding type I restriction-modification system subunit M: protein MNDTNRKQLGQTLWAIADQLRGAMNADDFRDYMLSFLFLRYLSDNYEIAAKKELGNDYPELPTDVLLKTGAATPLQVWYEENKADIPAFEKQMRRKVHYVIEPAHLWNSIANMARTQNGELLSTLQAGFKYIETESFESTFQGLFSEINLGSDKLGKTYADRNAKLCTIIQKIAEGLNEFSTDIDALGDAYEYLIGQFAAGSGKKAGEFYTPQQISDILSAIVTLDSQEPKTGPKKRLESVLDFACGSGSLLLNVRKRVGPHGVGKIYGQEKNITTYNLARMNMLLHGVKDTEFEIYHGDTLSNDWDILRELNPAKKPAFDAIVANPPFSYRWDPTEAMADDVRFKNHGVAPKSAADFAFLLHGFHFLKDEGVMAIILPHGVLFRSGAEERIRTKLLKDGHIDTVIGLPSNLFYSTGIPVCILVLKKCKKPDDVLFINAAEHFAKGKRQNQLTDEHIAKIIKTYQTREPEPRYARRVEMEEIEKNGYNLNISRYISTASAETEIDLQAVNDELAALEETTQEAREKHNAFLKELGLPLLV, encoded by the coding sequence ATGAACGACACCAATCGAAAACAACTTGGCCAAACCCTTTGGGCCATCGCAGATCAGCTACGCGGAGCCATGAACGCGGACGACTTTCGCGACTACATGCTTTCTTTCCTCTTCCTACGCTACCTCTCCGACAACTATGAGATAGCAGCCAAAAAGGAACTTGGAAACGACTATCCTGAGTTGCCCACTGACGTTTTGCTAAAAACGGGGGCAGCGACTCCTCTGCAAGTCTGGTATGAAGAGAACAAAGCTGACATCCCGGCCTTCGAGAAGCAGATGCGCCGTAAGGTTCATTACGTCATCGAGCCGGCACACCTCTGGAATAGCATCGCCAATATGGCCCGCACTCAGAACGGTGAGCTGCTCAGCACATTGCAGGCGGGCTTCAAATACATCGAAACTGAATCTTTTGAGAGCACCTTTCAGGGGCTCTTCTCCGAGATCAACCTCGGCTCAGACAAGCTGGGTAAAACCTATGCCGACCGCAACGCCAAGCTCTGCACCATCATCCAGAAGATCGCCGAGGGTCTGAACGAGTTCTCCACGGACATCGACGCGCTGGGGGATGCCTATGAATACCTGATTGGCCAATTTGCCGCCGGTTCCGGCAAGAAGGCGGGCGAGTTTTACACCCCGCAGCAGATTTCCGACATCCTCTCCGCCATCGTCACGCTGGACAGCCAGGAACCGAAAACCGGCCCGAAGAAGCGGCTGGAAAGCGTGCTGGACTTCGCCTGCGGCTCCGGCTCCCTGCTGCTAAACGTGCGTAAGCGCGTGGGGCCACATGGTGTTGGCAAGATTTACGGCCAGGAAAAGAACATCACCACCTATAACCTTGCCCGCATGAACATGTTGCTGCACGGTGTGAAGGACACCGAGTTCGAGATTTACCACGGCGACACCTTGAGCAACGATTGGGACATTCTGCGCGAGCTGAACCCCGCTAAAAAACCCGCATTCGATGCCATCGTTGCCAATCCGCCGTTCAGCTACCGCTGGGACCCAACAGAAGCCATGGCCGATGACGTGCGCTTCAAAAACCACGGCGTGGCACCTAAGTCGGCTGCCGACTTTGCCTTTCTGCTGCACGGCTTTCACTTCCTGAAAGACGAGGGCGTGATGGCCATCATCCTGCCCCACGGCGTGCTGTTCCGTAGCGGTGCCGAGGAACGTATCCGCACCAAGCTTCTGAAAGACGGCCACATAGACACCGTGATCGGCTTACCATCCAACCTGTTTTATTCCACCGGCATCCCGGTCTGCATTCTTGTACTCAAGAAATGCAAAAAACCGGACGACGTGTTGTTCATCAACGCGGCTGAACACTTCGCTAAAGGCAAGCGCCAAAACCAGCTCACGGACGAGCACATTGCCAAGATCATCAAGACCTACCAGACCCGTGAACCAGAGCCCCGCTATGCGCGCCGGGTGGAGATGGAGGAGATCGAGAAGAACGGCTACAACCTGAATATTTCCCGCTACATCAGTACTGCAAGCGCGGAGACAGAGATTGACTTACAAGCGGTGAATGACGAACTGGCCGCACTGGAAGAAACCACTCAAGAGGCACGGGAGAAACACAATGCGTTTCTGAAAGAGCTGGGCCTGCCACTCTTAGTGTGA
- a CDS encoding TrfB-related DNA-binding protein has translation MTGRTIDQDLRIPLEDFERIRSKSKMHSRSLDVAFEILVEGKKLVAVATAHGLTKQRAMAIRDKIYSAYLLQAPEGWAYAQICAPEQMIDRFVKEADEERLKYWQNKSMTKKDHEA, from the coding sequence ATGACTGGCCGCACCATTGACCAGGATCTACGGATACCGCTCGAAGACTTCGAGCGGATTCGCAGCAAGTCCAAGATGCACAGCCGTAGCCTCGACGTCGCTTTTGAAATCCTTGTCGAAGGCAAAAAACTGGTTGCCGTGGCCACAGCTCACGGGCTGACCAAACAGCGAGCGATGGCCATCCGCGACAAGATCTATTCAGCCTATTTGCTCCAGGCACCCGAAGGCTGGGCCTATGCGCAGATCTGCGCACCAGAGCAGATGATCGATCGTTTCGTAAAAGAGGCGGACGAAGAACGGTTGAAGTATTGGCAAAACAAATCCATGACGAAGAAGGATCACGAAGCATGA
- a CDS encoding recombinase family protein — MFIRSYLRASTVEQDANRANAALEQFAAEHGHLVASTYTENVSGTEADRPELLRLLKDARKGDVLLVESIDRLSRMEDPDWRTLKAAIDSKGVRIVALDLPTSHLAMRTNQNDEFTSRMLAAINNMMVEMMAAIARKDYQQRRERQAQGIAKAKQGGIYKGRPADQDLHKRVRELLAANFGIRAAARHAKCSTTTVLKIRDQLSRSEVAD, encoded by the coding sequence ATGTTCATCCGTTCATACCTTCGCGCCTCGACCGTCGAGCAAGATGCAAACCGGGCCAATGCAGCGTTGGAGCAATTCGCCGCTGAACATGGACACCTTGTTGCGAGCACATACACCGAGAACGTCAGCGGCACAGAAGCTGACAGGCCTGAATTGCTGCGCCTGCTCAAAGATGCTCGGAAGGGGGATGTTCTTCTTGTCGAAAGCATCGACCGATTATCGCGGATGGAAGATCCGGACTGGCGAACACTCAAGGCAGCTATTGATTCAAAGGGTGTGCGAATCGTCGCCCTCGATCTGCCAACCAGCCACCTGGCAATGAGAACGAACCAAAACGACGAGTTCACCAGCCGCATGCTGGCAGCGATCAACAACATGATGGTCGAAATGATGGCCGCTATCGCTCGCAAGGACTATCAACAACGACGAGAGAGACAAGCACAGGGAATCGCGAAGGCCAAACAGGGAGGCATTTACAAGGGCCGTCCTGCAGACCAGGACTTACACAAACGTGTACGGGAACTGCTCGCTGCGAACTTTGGCATTCGTGCTGCAGCCAGGCACGCGAAATGCTCGACAACCACTGTGCTCAAAATCCGTGACCAGTTGAGCCGATCGGAAGTGGCTGACTAG
- a CDS encoding ParA family protein, whose amino-acid sequence MKIITVANQKGGVGKTTVECHLTAYAAEEGKRVLVVDLDEGDLSQFFAALEDGDETPYLMSSQLFTGDHDGYQPRQVGPNTWLIEADVPLLDVDDMPLDVIHQLRPALERFAGDFDLCMIDTPPNLQRRMVAALTASDAVVAPFNISAFTLARLPKLMNTIETVQDRYNPELKFLGYLPNLVNSRSPEEIDALPGLREAYGDSMFAEQIIYRPCINKALAAGNPVWWKARSGSQREAGKEMKRACKAVLDKVFTA is encoded by the coding sequence ATGAAGATCATCACTGTAGCGAATCAGAAAGGCGGTGTAGGCAAGACCACCGTGGAGTGTCACTTGACCGCCTATGCAGCCGAAGAAGGGAAGCGTGTGCTGGTTGTCGACCTCGATGAAGGCGACCTGTCGCAGTTCTTTGCCGCTCTAGAGGACGGTGATGAAACGCCCTACCTCATGTCCAGTCAACTGTTCACCGGCGATCATGACGGTTATCAGCCGCGCCAGGTTGGTCCTAACACTTGGTTGATCGAAGCAGACGTACCGCTGCTCGATGTGGACGATATGCCTCTTGATGTAATTCACCAGTTGCGGCCTGCCCTCGAACGCTTTGCCGGTGATTTTGACCTGTGCATGATCGACACCCCACCCAACCTGCAGCGTCGTATGGTCGCCGCTCTGACGGCTTCTGACGCGGTGGTCGCCCCCTTCAATATCAGTGCTTTCACCTTGGCTCGGCTGCCGAAACTGATGAACACCATCGAGACTGTGCAGGATCGGTACAACCCGGAACTGAAGTTCTTGGGTTACTTACCGAACCTGGTCAACAGCCGATCACCAGAAGAAATTGATGCCCTCCCCGGTTTGCGCGAAGCCTACGGGGACTCGATGTTTGCTGAACAAATCATTTACCGGCCCTGCATCAACAAAGCTTTGGCCGCAGGCAATCCCGTCTGGTGGAAAGCTCGCAGCGGTAGCCAGCGCGAAGCCGGGAAAGAAATGAAACGGGCCTGCAAGGCTGTTCTCGATAAAGTTTTCACGGCTTGA
- a CDS encoding AAA family ATPase, with amino-acid sequence MSGIRTYQSLRTLVTRLRDDLNNPTKSIELVLLYAYNRTGKTRLSMEFKDAGKRKNNGIADTLYFNAYTEDLFTWENDLVGDTARHLQLNSGSTFFNGLKDLSLDETIAGYLSRYADFDFDIDYGTWKVTFRKGETENIKISRGEQNIFVWCLFMAICERMLDGHVSYQLNKYLYIDDPISSLDDNNAIAVACDLAKLLRRAASRTGQNGAPEPIKVIFSSHHALFFNVMCNEIGRAKEGEPKVSHKRYFLHRPNGEAAFTLRSTEDTPFFHHVAALAELRAAADPGSGKLYTFHFNALRSIMEKTASFFGHADISFCLKALANEEDTALYNRALNLLSHGKYAVHEPTEMGDDNKNLFRRILSDFINTFKFALPDLLGPSPAAAAAAPIPAPITEATT; translated from the coding sequence ATGAGCGGTATTCGCACTTACCAAAGTTTGCGAACGCTGGTGACACGTCTGCGCGACGACTTAAATAACCCGACGAAGTCCATAGAACTCGTTCTTCTTTATGCCTACAACCGCACCGGCAAGACACGGCTCTCCATGGAGTTCAAGGACGCGGGCAAGCGGAAGAACAACGGCATCGCTGACACCCTCTATTTCAACGCCTATACAGAGGACCTGTTCACTTGGGAAAATGACCTGGTCGGTGATACAGCCCGCCACCTGCAGCTCAATTCTGGCTCTACTTTCTTCAACGGCCTGAAAGACCTTTCGCTCGATGAAACTATTGCGGGCTACCTCAGCCGTTATGCCGACTTTGATTTCGACATTGACTACGGGACATGGAAGGTCACTTTCCGCAAAGGCGAAACGGAGAACATCAAGATTTCCCGAGGTGAGCAGAACATCTTCGTGTGGTGCCTCTTCATGGCCATCTGCGAGCGCATGCTTGACGGGCACGTTTCCTATCAACTAAACAAATACCTTTACATCGACGACCCCATATCCTCGCTTGACGACAACAACGCCATTGCTGTTGCCTGCGACCTCGCCAAACTCCTGCGCCGGGCCGCTAGTCGAACGGGCCAGAATGGCGCTCCCGAGCCCATTAAGGTGATTTTTTCCTCCCACCACGCCCTCTTTTTCAACGTAATGTGCAATGAGATCGGCAGGGCGAAGGAAGGGGAGCCGAAGGTATCTCACAAGCGCTACTTCCTGCACCGCCCGAATGGTGAAGCTGCCTTTACCCTGCGGTCCACCGAGGACACGCCGTTTTTCCATCACGTCGCCGCCCTCGCAGAACTACGGGCGGCCGCCGATCCTGGCTCTGGCAAGCTCTACACATTCCACTTCAATGCTCTGCGCAGCATCATGGAGAAGACGGCCTCGTTCTTTGGGCACGCTGACATTTCCTTCTGCCTCAAAGCTCTCGCGAACGAGGAAGATACAGCGCTCTACAACCGTGCCCTCAACCTTCTGAGCCACGGAAAATATGCCGTCCATGAACCAACTGAAATGGGTGATGACAACAAAAACTTGTTCCGCCGCATTCTCAGTGACTTCATCAACACATTCAAATTCGCCCTGCCTGACCTATTGGGCCCGTCGCCAGCCGCAGCTGCTGCCGCACCAATCCCAGCGCCCATAACCGAAGCCACCACATGA
- a CDS encoding ParB/RepB/Spo0J family partition protein, giving the protein MTTTKKPNAFGGAVNKLSDFQKQKAVQEGERIIKVNPGEVECKPQIRGKQNPGFTQESLMELGDDIEQNGQAEPAILRPHPNPESGFKYLMVAGERRQRSCALKGLLLEAVVRDLTDAQAKRIQRAENVQRENLTQLEVALALKGDKEELGTLQAVADEWKKSVSWVAERLAYLDAVEQPGASRTAVQNGVTADISVVNDLARLERLDQAAAVELVQRAEEDPDLNLRNEVRTQLRTTKALRIKPGGKTKTAKPAANTDEDTELDVLKEQNAVLAEQVKALEAEKEYLTQELEKARQQIAEQWKPTE; this is encoded by the coding sequence ATGACTACGACAAAGAAACCGAACGCATTCGGGGGAGCAGTCAACAAGCTGTCTGACTTCCAAAAGCAGAAAGCCGTTCAGGAAGGCGAGCGCATCATCAAGGTCAACCCTGGTGAAGTTGAGTGCAAGCCACAGATCCGGGGGAAACAGAATCCGGGCTTTACTCAAGAGTCGCTGATGGAGCTGGGCGACGACATTGAGCAGAACGGTCAGGCAGAGCCTGCCATCCTTCGCCCTCATCCAAATCCTGAAAGCGGCTTCAAATATCTGATGGTAGCCGGTGAGCGTCGGCAGCGTTCATGCGCGCTCAAAGGCCTTCTGCTTGAAGCCGTTGTGCGCGACCTCACTGACGCCCAAGCGAAACGGATTCAACGCGCTGAAAACGTACAGCGCGAGAACCTGACACAGCTTGAGGTAGCCCTTGCTCTCAAAGGAGACAAAGAGGAATTGGGCACCCTGCAGGCCGTCGCTGACGAGTGGAAAAAGAGCGTCAGTTGGGTTGCTGAACGCCTCGCCTATCTTGATGCGGTAGAGCAGCCAGGCGCGAGCCGCACAGCCGTACAGAACGGGGTCACTGCCGATATTTCCGTGGTCAATGACCTGGCCCGACTTGAACGGCTTGATCAAGCCGCAGCGGTCGAGCTGGTGCAGCGCGCCGAAGAAGACCCCGACCTCAACTTGCGTAACGAGGTCCGCACCCAGCTTCGCACCACAAAGGCACTGAGGATCAAACCCGGTGGCAAAACCAAGACCGCGAAACCAGCCGCCAACACGGACGAAGACACAGAACTCGACGTGCTGAAAGAACAGAACGCCGTTCTGGCCGAGCAGGTAAAGGCTCTGGAAGCCGAAAAGGAATATCTCACCCAGGAGCTGGAAAAAGCCCGGCAACAAATCGCTGAACAGTGGAAGCCAACAGAATGA